A window of Ignicoccus hospitalis KIN4/I contains these coding sequences:
- a CDS encoding Sjogren's syndrome/scleroderma autoantigen 1 family protein, protein MSDPVKRAAQLLKEGATMLPETCPICGSPLYKLKDGTIVCPIHGEIRRIKSAVEQKGKKELNVNEVLKEVTEVALEKLSKLSSKAYTGGKEEAEEMLLWLKVLEKAVKLKGE, encoded by the coding sequence ATGTCGGACCCCGTGAAGAGAGCGGCCCAGCTCTTGAAGGAAGGCGCCACGATGTTGCCGGAGACTTGTCCTATATGCGGCTCCCCCCTCTACAAGCTCAAAGACGGCACGATAGTTTGTCCCATCCACGGCGAAATACGTAGGATCAAGAGCGCGGTCGAACAGAAGGGTAAGAAGGAGTTAAACGTCAACGAAGTATTGAAGGAGGTCACAGAAGTAGCTTTAGAGAAGCTCAGCAAGCTCTCCTCGAAGGCGTATACGGGAGGGAAGGAGGAAGCTGAAGAAATGTTGCTATGGCTGAAGGTCCTTGAAAAGGCCGTAAAGCTCAAGGGCGAGTGA
- a CDS encoding MinD/ParA family ATP-binding protein — translation MPLFGRKKKSEVLEPPPNSIGVVGFKGGVGKTTIAVELSFLLARRGMTPSLVDWDPYNARASLKILGKGWETECGAWNYVAGECDEKANLSLKVKVRREEGGKPLELFLTPPTKKYGEVSDRIIEALGNPNFPGRAERANALAKKVSVIGDIVFNDFQVPSWMGLQAFKEIVNVTSRWLIVVVDHMPQSFRQTEHLAKTLFPNKILALIVNRVPSALLTNQKDSKEIMTRAKELQSKIGAKVIVIVPFDAALYDQTTRGGPVLVAASKDPSKIRSLRILNRLLNVIIDEATSGSV, via the coding sequence ATGCCGCTGTTCGGACGGAAGAAGAAGAGTGAGGTCCTCGAGCCTCCGCCCAACAGCATTGGCGTCGTCGGCTTCAAGGGGGGCGTGGGCAAGACTACCATAGCTGTTGAGCTCAGCTTCCTGTTGGCCAGAAGGGGAATGACGCCCTCGCTGGTCGATTGGGACCCTTACAACGCTAGGGCGAGCTTGAAGATACTGGGAAAGGGCTGGGAGACCGAGTGCGGGGCGTGGAACTACGTCGCCGGCGAGTGCGACGAGAAGGCCAACTTGAGCTTGAAGGTCAAAGTGAGGAGGGAGGAAGGGGGCAAGCCGTTGGAGCTCTTCCTAACTCCCCCCACCAAGAAGTACGGCGAGGTGAGCGACCGCATAATAGAAGCTTTGGGCAACCCAAACTTCCCCGGGAGGGCCGAAAGGGCCAACGCCCTAGCTAAGAAGGTCTCGGTTATAGGGGACATAGTGTTTAACGACTTTCAAGTGCCCTCTTGGATGGGTTTGCAAGCCTTCAAGGAGATAGTGAACGTCACCTCTAGGTGGCTGATTGTCGTGGTGGACCACATGCCCCAGAGCTTCCGCCAGACCGAGCACTTGGCCAAAACCTTGTTCCCTAACAAGATATTGGCCCTTATTGTAAATAGGGTGCCCTCCGCATTACTCACGAACCAGAAGGACAGCAAGGAAATAATGACCAGAGCAAAAGAGTTGCAGAGCAAAATAGGGGCTAAGGTAATAGTCATAGTTCCCTTCGACGCCGCCCTCTACGACCAGACCACCCGGGGCGGGCCGGTGTTGGTGGCCGCCTCGAAGGACCCCTCCAAGATAAGGAGCTTAAGGATACTCAACAGGTTGTTGAACGTGATAATCGACGAGGCCACCAGCGGCAGCGTTTAA
- a CDS encoding homoserine kinase, with protein MWVCARAPSSSANLGPGYDVLALAHDAYFDVVCVRPSEETRVVKVTGEWKVPLERNSALAAAEEALKRLGGKGVEIWVHKGVPPGRGLGSSGASAAAAVKAVELLLGKSLSPEEAVMSAAEGERLVSGAAHADNVAASYLGGLVAVTYDPFKVLKFEVAEVELYVVTPWHEVPEGKTGAARSVLPEEVKLRDAVKMVGGAAAVIKALTSGDEDLLAKAIEMDPVVTPARSKLIPCFEEVVKAAKGGGAKGVTISGAGPSLLLVGGGAEEAKAAWERCGVKATYKKVKPARGSSAVPPPSLG; from the coding sequence TTGTGGGTTTGCGCGAGAGCCCCCTCGAGCTCCGCTAACTTAGGCCCCGGCTACGACGTGCTCGCCTTGGCGCACGACGCTTACTTCGACGTGGTCTGCGTAAGGCCCTCGGAAGAAACTAGGGTAGTAAAGGTGACCGGCGAGTGGAAGGTGCCGCTAGAGAGGAACAGCGCCTTGGCGGCTGCCGAGGAAGCCCTCAAGAGGCTCGGGGGGAAGGGGGTTGAGATATGGGTACACAAGGGCGTCCCCCCGGGAAGGGGGCTAGGCTCCTCCGGCGCCAGCGCGGCCGCCGCCGTCAAGGCTGTAGAGCTCCTCTTGGGTAAGTCGTTGAGTCCCGAGGAAGCTGTTATGAGTGCGGCTGAGGGCGAGAGGCTGGTCTCCGGGGCCGCCCACGCGGACAACGTGGCGGCCTCCTACCTAGGGGGATTGGTAGCCGTAACCTACGACCCGTTCAAGGTGCTCAAGTTCGAGGTGGCCGAGGTAGAGCTCTACGTGGTGACCCCGTGGCACGAGGTCCCGGAGGGGAAGACCGGCGCCGCCAGGTCGGTCCTCCCGGAGGAGGTGAAGCTGAGGGACGCCGTCAAGATGGTCGGCGGCGCTGCGGCAGTGATCAAGGCTTTGACCTCCGGCGACGAGGACCTCTTAGCAAAGGCCATAGAAATGGACCCCGTGGTGACGCCGGCCCGCTCGAAGCTGATACCGTGCTTCGAGGAAGTGGTGAAGGCGGCGAAGGGAGGAGGGGCGAAGGGCGTCACCATCTCCGGCGCGGGGCCCAGCTTGCTCCTCGTCGGAGGGGGAGCGGAAGAGGCCAAGGCCGCTTGGGAGAGGTGCGGGGTCAAGGCGACTTACAAGAAGGTCAAGCCCGCTCGCGGCTCCTCCGCCGTTCCTCCTCCCTCTCTTGGATGA
- a CDS encoding ABC transporter substrate-binding protein — protein MRKLAALLALSVALAFALPGAKADLEVFKSYVNEATAVQDVLNGKLDMYFWFVPSHMIPKVANNPNVKYYLASGGLDDILVNPCPTQEHGGPFNPFSIKEVRYALNYLIDRQKVVSQVLNGYGFAIISPLTPVNPDYLTAIKTLAQFNFQYDFEKAKKMIEDALTKAGAVMKAGKWYYNDEPIVIKFMIRNDDPVRKQIGDMLADELEKLGFEVERIYGDFKKALQLVYMSDPAKGEWHLYTEGWGSSSMTKYSDSTVYQMYAPFFGYMPGWQTPGFCNYENKEIDEVALKLANGDYANKAERDELLNDLVRMGIEESVRIFVVSPINAYITNAKVKNVVDDLLTGISNRWTEMMAYKPGSPKLTVGVKYVHKWAWNPVGGYQDLYSVIIHQGMVDDFMTNNPYNGEKIPLLAKSWSVKTGNIAVPPDAVTYDYKEHKWVHVKPGTTAKAMIVLNLRDNLGAFHDGQKVRLTDMLYWVYLVMEWGTKSGEDDVRYDPYVASVNGPWIQNFKGVQVVSPNTIVIYSDMMHFDPDELAYTVAAVLAPSTPWELLYAMEQAVEDGKVAFSSTAAQSKGVDWLDLLNPEHVKIVKEYLEKDASEGVVPPQVGQLEDLLGIKVTPNYEAVVKFIEKHGHAVIGNGPLYLDRYYPSSDSAVLKAFRNPNYPFSAKNFSYLAYENVKFAQVKKVEVAPVAVKGQEQEVKVYVVDKNKGEPLENAIVFVAIYDPKGGLVSSGFASSEGDGEFAYSFTVPEEAELGSYTVKVIAYSEEAFWPSIATTTFLVVG, from the coding sequence TTGAGGAAGCTCGCAGCTCTGTTGGCGCTGTCCGTCGCCTTGGCCTTTGCCTTACCCGGCGCCAAGGCAGACTTGGAGGTGTTCAAGAGCTACGTCAACGAGGCCACCGCAGTGCAAGACGTGCTGAACGGCAAACTGGACATGTACTTCTGGTTCGTGCCATCTCACATGATACCTAAGGTCGCCAACAACCCCAACGTCAAGTATTACTTAGCCTCCGGGGGGTTGGACGACATACTGGTCAACCCGTGCCCGACCCAAGAGCACGGCGGTCCCTTCAACCCCTTCAGCATCAAAGAGGTTAGGTACGCCCTCAACTACTTGATAGACAGGCAAAAGGTGGTCAGCCAAGTCTTGAACGGCTACGGCTTCGCTATAATATCCCCGCTGACGCCCGTCAACCCGGACTACCTAACCGCGATAAAGACCTTAGCGCAGTTCAACTTCCAGTATGACTTCGAGAAGGCCAAGAAGATGATAGAAGATGCATTAACTAAGGCCGGAGCTGTGATGAAGGCCGGCAAGTGGTACTACAACGACGAGCCTATAGTGATAAAGTTCATGATAAGGAACGACGACCCCGTGAGGAAGCAGATAGGCGACATGTTGGCCGACGAGCTGGAGAAGCTGGGCTTCGAGGTGGAGAGGATCTACGGCGACTTCAAGAAGGCTCTGCAGCTAGTGTACATGAGCGACCCCGCTAAGGGCGAGTGGCACTTGTATACCGAGGGCTGGGGCAGCTCCTCCATGACCAAGTACTCCGACTCCACGGTCTACCAGATGTACGCCCCCTTCTTCGGCTACATGCCGGGCTGGCAAACCCCGGGCTTCTGCAACTACGAAAACAAGGAGATAGACGAGGTAGCCCTAAAGCTGGCCAACGGCGACTACGCCAATAAGGCGGAGAGGGACGAACTCCTCAACGATCTAGTCAGGATGGGCATTGAAGAATCTGTCAGGATATTCGTAGTCAGCCCGATAAACGCTTACATAACCAACGCTAAGGTTAAGAACGTAGTGGACGACCTCTTGACCGGCATCTCCAACCGCTGGACGGAGATGATGGCCTACAAGCCCGGCTCTCCCAAGCTCACTGTGGGCGTCAAGTACGTCCACAAGTGGGCTTGGAACCCGGTCGGGGGCTACCAAGACCTCTACAGCGTCATAATACACCAGGGTATGGTTGACGACTTCATGACTAACAACCCCTACAACGGCGAGAAGATACCCCTCTTAGCTAAGTCTTGGAGCGTCAAGACCGGCAACATAGCCGTACCCCCCGACGCGGTAACTTACGACTACAAGGAGCACAAGTGGGTCCACGTGAAGCCCGGAACCACCGCGAAGGCCATGATAGTGCTCAACTTGCGCGACAACTTGGGCGCGTTCCACGACGGTCAGAAGGTCAGGCTAACCGACATGCTGTATTGGGTCTACTTGGTAATGGAGTGGGGCACCAAGTCTGGTGAGGACGACGTTAGATACGACCCCTACGTCGCCAGCGTGAACGGTCCTTGGATACAGAACTTCAAGGGCGTGCAAGTAGTCAGCCCCAACACCATAGTTATATACAGCGACATGATGCACTTCGACCCAGACGAGCTGGCCTACACCGTAGCGGCGGTGCTCGCTCCATCCACGCCTTGGGAGCTGCTCTACGCCATGGAGCAAGCCGTGGAAGACGGCAAGGTAGCCTTCAGCTCCACCGCCGCTCAGAGCAAGGGAGTGGACTGGTTAGACCTACTGAACCCGGAGCACGTCAAGATAGTTAAGGAGTACTTAGAGAAGGACGCCTCCGAGGGGGTCGTGCCGCCCCAAGTGGGCCAGCTCGAGGACCTCTTGGGCATAAAGGTCACGCCTAACTACGAGGCCGTCGTCAAGTTCATCGAGAAGCACGGCCACGCGGTCATAGGCAACGGGCCCTTGTACCTCGACCGCTACTACCCGAGCAGCGACTCCGCGGTGCTCAAGGCCTTCCGCAACCCCAACTACCCGTTCAGTGCCAAGAACTTCAGCTACCTAGCTTACGAGAACGTCAAGTTCGCCCAAGTGAAGAAGGTTGAGGTCGCCCCGGTGGCCGTCAAGGGTCAAGAGCAAGAGGTGAAGGTGTACGTGGTTGACAAGAACAAGGGAGAGCCCCTGGAGAACGCTATAGTGTTCGTCGCGATATACGACCCCAAGGGCGGGCTGGTGAGCTCCGGCTTCGCCTCCTCCGAGGGCGACGGCGAGTTCGCGTACTCCTTCACGGTGCCGGAGGAGGCCGAGCTGGGCAGCTACACGGTCAAGGTGATAGCTTACAGCGAGGAGGCCTTCTGGCCTTCAATAGCCACCACCACCTTCCTGGTCGTCGGCTAA
- the moaC gene encoding cyclic pyranopterin monophosphate synthase MoaC: MVDITEKDVVYREATAEGVIRLRKETLDRIYQNAVEKGNVLEVTGAVAVQGAKLTPQLLPYCHPIRLTDVKVEFERVDENRLKVRVTVKAVERTGVEMEALTAVSLALLNIWDMVKKYEKDEEGQYPYTEIESIKVIEKRKSQI; this comes from the coding sequence ATGGTGGACATAACAGAGAAGGACGTCGTATATAGGGAGGCCACCGCGGAGGGGGTGATAAGGCTTAGGAAGGAGACCTTGGACCGAATTTACCAGAACGCCGTCGAGAAGGGGAACGTGCTGGAGGTCACCGGGGCGGTGGCGGTCCAAGGAGCCAAGCTCACCCCCCAGCTCCTCCCCTACTGTCACCCCATAAGGCTCACGGACGTCAAGGTGGAGTTCGAAAGGGTGGACGAAAATAGGCTGAAGGTGAGGGTGACCGTGAAGGCGGTGGAGAGGACCGGGGTGGAGATGGAAGCCCTCACGGCGGTCTCATTAGCACTGCTCAACATTTGGGATATGGTAAAGAAATATGAGAAGGACGAGGAGGGTCAGTACCCCTACACGGAGATAGAGAGCATTAAAGTAATAGAGAAACGCAAGTCACAGATTTAG
- a CDS encoding cysteine hydrolase family protein produces MKALLIIDMLNDFVNPKGKLYVPKSETIIPKVKELKRAFKEAGLPVIYTNDAHLPGVDKELELWGPHAVANTWGAQVVEELAPEEGDYVVTKRRYSAFFSTDLDLLLRELGVSEVVLTGVATNVCVLHTAADAFFRGYKVTVVEDATMSVPPEEQQRWLEYMKAVYGAEVVSTARAIEALTRP; encoded by the coding sequence ATGAAGGCCTTGCTCATAATAGACATGTTAAACGACTTCGTAAACCCTAAGGGCAAGTTGTACGTCCCCAAGTCTGAGACTATAATACCCAAGGTGAAGGAGCTTAAGAGGGCCTTCAAGGAGGCCGGGCTGCCGGTGATTTACACCAACGACGCCCACTTGCCCGGAGTGGACAAGGAGCTCGAGCTCTGGGGCCCCCACGCGGTGGCCAACACTTGGGGGGCCCAAGTGGTGGAGGAGCTCGCCCCCGAGGAAGGGGACTACGTGGTGACCAAGAGGAGGTACTCGGCCTTCTTCTCCACTGACTTGGACTTGTTGCTCAGAGAGCTCGGAGTTAGTGAGGTGGTCTTGACCGGAGTGGCGACCAACGTGTGCGTGTTGCACACCGCCGCGGACGCCTTCTTCAGGGGGTACAAGGTGACCGTGGTGGAGGACGCGACGATGTCCGTCCCCCCGGAGGAGCAACAGAGGTGGTTGGAGTACATGAAGGCCGTGTACGGGGCGGAGGTGGTTAGCACGGCCCGAGCGATCGAGGCCCTCACTCGCCCTTGA
- a CDS encoding adenylate kinase, with the protein MRVVIATGVPGVGKTTVTSKAVEMLKEKGYKVKVANFGDYMLKVAKERGWVQHRDEMRKLNLSQQRELQALAAKAIIEEAKAELGDEGVLIVDTHAAINTPTGVWPGLPKHVIENLNPAIIFVIEASPEEIVERQRGDKGRVRSDYSDVDFLKRFMELARNAAIASAVLVGAAVNVIYNRQGAVEEAAAKFVEAVEKI; encoded by the coding sequence ATGAGGGTAGTCATTGCCACCGGAGTTCCCGGCGTGGGCAAGACCACGGTCACCAGCAAGGCTGTGGAGATGTTAAAGGAGAAGGGTTACAAGGTCAAGGTTGCAAACTTCGGGGACTACATGCTCAAGGTAGCTAAGGAGAGGGGGTGGGTGCAGCACAGGGACGAGATGAGGAAGCTTAACTTGAGCCAGCAGAGGGAGCTTCAAGCCTTGGCGGCCAAGGCCATCATAGAGGAGGCTAAGGCGGAGCTGGGCGACGAGGGGGTCTTGATAGTCGACACCCACGCCGCCATAAACACCCCGACCGGCGTCTGGCCCGGCCTCCCCAAGCATGTAATAGAGAACTTGAACCCGGCCATAATTTTCGTAATCGAAGCCTCCCCGGAGGAAATAGTGGAGAGGCAGAGGGGAGACAAGGGCAGGGTGAGGAGCGACTACTCCGACGTCGACTTCTTGAAGAGGTTCATGGAGCTGGCCAGGAACGCTGCTATAGCCTCCGCCGTTTTGGTGGGAGCGGCCGTCAACGTGATCTACAACCGCCAAGGGGCGGTGGAGGAGGCGGCGGCGAAGTTCGTGGAGGCCGTGGAGAAGATATAA
- the secY gene encoding preprotein translocase subunit SecY, whose translation MQDLGRKALEVLAEIGTYVPAVPRPKRKINLYKRLTWTALALVAYLMMSNIPLPGVSVQTSFNLLLMNIVFAANAGTLMQLGIGPIVTAGLVLQLLVGAKIIDLDLTDPEDKKLFTLAQKGFAVVLAVFEAIGLVLSGSLWTTVTPDGVVVYNPPPAPVIVLDMLLLAGATILVIIMDEMIQKGYGLGSGISLFIAASVVSGIAWEFAGWFSQAGQLIWAGLVPAALKCGLASVILGNPLGAPKVPGTQVVCDGRRVPVGAMPDLIGFLATVVMIAAIAYLSSVKIQVPLVVKEMRGMRIKIPLNLLYVTNIPVLLAAIIFANIQTVASHAPGSPLSAVAYYLTPPRGLLAFIHEPLRMFTYGIALTALSVAFGYLWVELAGLDPKTQARNLIESGLHVPGARSDPRHLEKILAKYIYPLTILSSIIVALLVIVADIFGAYGTGTGLLLATMILQQYYTMLTYERAIETYPLLRKVLGE comes from the coding sequence GTGCAAGACCTAGGGCGCAAGGCTTTGGAAGTGCTGGCGGAAATTGGGACCTACGTCCCGGCTGTCCCTCGGCCTAAGAGAAAGATAAACTTGTACAAGAGGCTCACGTGGACCGCCCTCGCTTTGGTTGCTTACCTAATGATGAGCAACATACCTCTGCCCGGCGTGAGCGTGCAGACGAGCTTCAACCTCCTCTTGATGAACATAGTGTTCGCGGCCAACGCGGGCACACTGATGCAGTTGGGAATAGGGCCCATAGTGACCGCCGGCCTGGTCTTGCAGCTGTTGGTGGGAGCGAAAATAATAGACTTGGACCTGACCGACCCAGAAGATAAGAAGCTGTTCACATTGGCACAGAAGGGCTTCGCGGTAGTGCTGGCCGTGTTCGAGGCAATCGGCTTGGTCCTCTCCGGGAGCCTCTGGACCACTGTGACCCCCGACGGGGTGGTGGTTTACAACCCTCCCCCCGCGCCGGTGATAGTCCTCGACATGTTGCTGTTGGCGGGCGCCACTATACTGGTAATAATTATGGACGAGATGATCCAGAAGGGCTACGGCCTGGGGAGCGGGATAAGCTTGTTCATAGCTGCCAGCGTGGTCAGCGGGATAGCTTGGGAGTTCGCGGGCTGGTTCAGCCAAGCCGGTCAGCTCATCTGGGCCGGCCTGGTGCCTGCGGCGCTCAAGTGCGGCCTCGCCTCCGTAATACTGGGCAACCCCCTCGGCGCCCCCAAGGTCCCCGGGACCCAAGTGGTCTGCGACGGCCGGAGAGTCCCGGTGGGGGCGATGCCGGACCTAATAGGCTTCTTAGCCACCGTTGTTATGATAGCCGCCATAGCCTACTTGAGCTCAGTTAAGATCCAAGTACCCCTCGTGGTAAAGGAGATGAGGGGGATGAGGATAAAGATACCCCTCAACTTGCTCTACGTCACAAACATACCGGTCTTGTTGGCAGCAATAATATTCGCTAACATACAGACCGTCGCTTCCCACGCCCCCGGGAGCCCGCTCTCCGCGGTGGCCTACTACTTGACCCCTCCAAGGGGGCTCTTGGCGTTCATCCACGAGCCCTTGAGGATGTTCACCTACGGAATCGCCTTGACCGCCCTCTCCGTGGCCTTCGGCTACTTGTGGGTCGAGCTGGCGGGGCTGGACCCGAAGACCCAAGCTAGGAACTTGATAGAGTCCGGCCTCCACGTCCCCGGGGCGAGGAGCGACCCGAGGCACTTGGAAAAGATACTGGCCAAGTACATATACCCGTTGACCATACTGTCCAGCATAATCGTGGCCTTGTTAGTTATAGTGGCCGACATATTCGGGGCCTACGGAACCGGGACCGGGCTCTTGTTGGCGACGATGATCTTACAGCAGTACTATACTATGTTGACGTACGAGAGGGCGATAGAGACATATCCCCTACTCAGAAAGGTCCTCGGAGAGTGA
- a CDS encoding iron chelate uptake ABC transporter family permease subunit — translation MELPILRIRAERVWADALAAAGLSSAATLLQSAYSNDLMDPYLIGTLSGAMAALAAAVLLLGLSALVGPQSYLAAFFGALVPGALTALAAFKLGPRQSLTFGIALTLSLQGVASLLSYLAAAESGLPLLPMLLGTTQYASEEALRALTVVVALAWATAQLVYKEVSSLEYPEGFPRSFAIVEEKAALKAVLISAASSSAVVSCCGVLPFLGLIGGVVGRRLSPPGSGKALVVAFVTSYLVMVTTDFVANSVETPYGYLPVGAFLSLIGGLALAALLVKSGGT, via the coding sequence TTGGAGCTTCCAATCCTAAGGATAAGGGCGGAGAGGGTCTGGGCTGACGCCCTGGCGGCGGCGGGCCTCTCCTCTGCGGCTACCTTGTTGCAGTCCGCCTATTCGAACGACTTGATGGACCCATATCTAATAGGTACACTCTCCGGGGCGATGGCCGCCCTGGCGGCGGCGGTGCTGCTCCTAGGCTTGAGCGCTCTGGTGGGCCCCCAGTCCTACCTCGCGGCCTTCTTCGGGGCCTTGGTTCCGGGAGCCCTCACCGCGCTGGCCGCCTTCAAGTTGGGCCCCCGTCAGTCCCTAACCTTCGGCATCGCGTTGACGCTCTCCCTACAAGGCGTCGCTTCCTTGCTCTCCTACCTAGCGGCCGCCGAGAGCGGCTTACCTCTATTACCCATGCTCTTGGGCACCACCCAGTACGCCTCCGAAGAGGCCCTCAGGGCGCTGACCGTAGTAGTGGCCTTGGCTTGGGCGACCGCTCAGTTAGTTTACAAGGAGGTCAGCTCGCTGGAGTACCCGGAGGGCTTCCCGAGGAGCTTCGCTATAGTAGAGGAGAAGGCCGCTTTAAAGGCGGTGTTGATCTCCGCTGCCTCCTCCTCCGCCGTGGTCTCTTGCTGCGGGGTCCTCCCTTTCTTGGGGCTGATAGGCGGAGTCGTGGGGAGGAGGCTCTCTCCCCCAGGCTCGGGCAAAGCCTTAGTCGTAGCATTCGTGACGTCGTACTTAGTAATGGTAACTACAGACTTCGTCGCCAACTCGGTGGAGACCCCCTACGGGTACTTGCCGGTGGGGGCCTTCCTCTCGCTTATAGGAGGCTTGGCCCTCGCCGCGTTACTGGTGAAGTCCGGTGGGACCTAA
- a CDS encoding histone deacetylase family protein, with product MERAIYVGDVFLLHKTPPGHPESPERVKAILDLMKRTKLPNYVEVRSPVPIDERELELVHDRDYVEYVKRVIEAGGGYLDPDTYASPTSWEPALYAAGTVAYAAQRAVEGDHWLAFAAVRPPGHHARRSEGRGFCIFNNVALAAEVLRRRGMRVAVVDIDVHWGDGTAYIFYNTDEVLYVSTHQDPRTLYPFEGFPSQKGSGKGEGYTVNVPLPPGTGDKGFLYALHEVVLPVLEAYLPQALLVSAGWDTHWLDPLASLEVTVDGHWEAVSSLASFAESLGIPIVIALEGGYVNWVVARSTLNSLGAAKEKFFGDEERVVDSVPEEEVEFYVEEAKRELRGYWPL from the coding sequence TTGGAAAGGGCAATTTACGTGGGTGACGTGTTCCTCTTACACAAGACCCCTCCCGGGCACCCGGAGAGCCCGGAGAGGGTAAAGGCTATCTTAGATTTGATGAAAAGGACCAAGCTCCCGAATTACGTCGAAGTGAGAAGTCCAGTCCCTATAGACGAAAGGGAGTTGGAGTTAGTTCACGATAGGGATTACGTCGAGTACGTAAAGAGGGTCATAGAGGCCGGAGGGGGCTACTTGGACCCAGACACCTACGCCAGCCCCACCTCCTGGGAGCCGGCCCTCTACGCCGCCGGCACGGTGGCTTACGCAGCTCAGAGGGCAGTGGAGGGCGACCACTGGCTCGCGTTCGCGGCCGTCAGGCCGCCCGGCCACCACGCCCGGAGGTCCGAAGGCAGGGGGTTCTGTATATTCAACAACGTCGCCTTGGCCGCCGAGGTCTTGAGGAGGAGGGGGATGAGGGTCGCCGTCGTGGACATAGACGTCCACTGGGGCGACGGGACGGCTTACATATTCTACAACACCGACGAGGTCCTCTACGTCAGCACACACCAAGACCCTAGGACCCTCTATCCCTTCGAGGGCTTCCCCAGCCAGAAGGGCTCCGGTAAGGGGGAGGGCTACACCGTCAACGTCCCCTTGCCCCCGGGCACTGGGGACAAGGGCTTCTTGTACGCCCTCCACGAAGTGGTCTTGCCGGTGCTCGAGGCTTACTTGCCCCAAGCGCTCTTGGTCTCCGCCGGCTGGGACACCCACTGGCTCGACCCCTTGGCGTCCCTCGAGGTTACTGTGGACGGCCACTGGGAGGCCGTCAGCTCCCTCGCGAGCTTCGCGGAGAGCTTGGGGATCCCCATAGTCATAGCATTGGAGGGGGGCTACGTGAATTGGGTCGTAGCGAGGAGTACGTTAAACTCCCTTGGGGCCGCTAAGGAGAAGTTCTTCGGTGACGAGGAGAGGGTCGTGGATAGCGTTCCGGAGGAAGAGGTGGAGTTCTACGTGGAGGAGGCCAAGAGGGAGCTGAGGGGGTACTGGCCCCTCTGA
- a CDS encoding helical backbone metal receptor: MNKKAITLILLFLVPLWSLTFVDRMGYRVDVNPYPPKRVVALTPALSEAVCLLNCSKLVGTVEPVTYPPELEELVKEGKVKVVGYFWNPNVEAIASLSPDLVLADAGSDLRMRDHLISAGLKVFFVKGGVCESVKCVEEDLVAVGKALGEEEEARKVAGWIEGNLTLAQGVAKLMPVVKYVALFYPYKWGIYAVGENNFISSVADSLNAVNLIKNKGWPRVSEEKLATLRPDVVIVLTSGRPDLGDAVNSTLKLVPEVKWVCVIYAEAADVVERPGPRLSEAPLILLNALHLHLADSRGVYCYSPR, encoded by the coding sequence TTGAATAAGAAGGCTATTACGTTAATATTGTTGTTCTTAGTTCCTCTGTGGTCTTTAACCTTCGTAGACAGAATGGGGTACAGAGTAGACGTCAACCCTTACCCGCCTAAGAGGGTAGTTGCCCTCACCCCGGCCTTGAGCGAGGCCGTCTGCTTGCTGAACTGTTCCAAGCTCGTAGGGACGGTGGAGCCCGTCACCTACCCCCCGGAGCTGGAGGAGCTGGTGAAGGAGGGCAAGGTCAAGGTAGTGGGCTACTTCTGGAACCCCAACGTAGAGGCAATAGCCTCGCTCTCCCCGGACTTGGTCCTCGCCGACGCGGGAAGCGACTTGAGGATGAGGGATCACCTCATAAGCGCCGGGCTAAAGGTGTTCTTCGTCAAGGGAGGGGTGTGCGAGAGCGTTAAGTGCGTGGAAGAGGACCTAGTGGCTGTGGGGAAGGCGCTGGGCGAAGAGGAGGAAGCCCGGAAGGTGGCTGGGTGGATAGAGGGCAACTTGACTCTGGCCCAAGGGGTAGCTAAGTTAATGCCCGTCGTGAAGTACGTCGCGCTGTTCTACCCCTACAAGTGGGGGATATACGCCGTGGGCGAGAACAACTTTATCAGCAGCGTGGCCGACTCGCTGAACGCTGTCAACTTGATCAAGAACAAGGGGTGGCCGAGGGTGAGCGAGGAGAAGTTGGCGACGTTGAGGCCGGACGTGGTAATAGTCCTCACCAGCGGGCGCCCCGACTTGGGGGACGCTGTTAACTCCACCCTCAAACTGGTCCCGGAGGTCAAGTGGGTGTGCGTGATATACGCGGAGGCGGCGGACGTGGTGGAGAGGCCGGGGCCGAGGCTAAGCGAGGCCCCGCTAATACTGTTGAACGCGCTCCACCTCCACCTCGCGGACTCCCGAGGGGTCTACTGCTACTCTCCGCGCTAG
- a CDS encoding 50S ribosomal protein L34e, with amino-acid sequence MVRPAYRSRSRRRVYKRTPGGKTVVHFEKRKPKAARCAICGRPLGGVPRGRPVEIRKLSKTERRPERPYGGYICHACLMKFYKYAVSKMVQ; translated from the coding sequence ATGGTAAGGCCCGCGTACCGCTCTCGCAGCAGGAGGAGGGTCTACAAGAGGACCCCCGGGGGCAAGACTGTAGTTCACTTCGAGAAGAGGAAGCCTAAGGCGGCGAGGTGCGCGATCTGCGGGAGGCCCTTGGGAGGGGTCCCCAGGGGAAGGCCGGTGGAGATAAGGAAGCTCTCCAAGACCGAGAGGAGGCCGGAGAGGCCTTACGGCGGCTACATATGCCACGCGTGCCTCATGAAGTTTTATAAGTACGCGGTAAGCAAGATGGTGCAGTAG